In Lacrimispora indolis DSM 755, a genomic segment contains:
- a CDS encoding MGH1-like glycoside hydrolase domain-containing protein: protein MMDQESKRYAQEIKDYVAGHVNGLLKEPHGFIRHPFIDPGSVYDGNLWDWDTYWSVYGLFGIMDSFSEELQEKILVHARGNVRNFMDHQLKDGYIPMMIEVDRWPEPYLNMKHKEGVQMNMHKPFLCQQMRLISEFQGDYSWTGEYLDGLKAYFDCYYRNYFMEEKGLFVWCDDIMIGMDNDPASFGRPKFSTANIYLNSFMVLEMQAYGCVLKNAGKSGEALEWENRAKVLIQTIQEECWDKRDQFFYSVDVDIRTRKFDWFHEGLGVFWKTLPIKIRVWSGFIPMYAGFATKEQAKSLVSHYHDENTFHSSFGIATLAKDEKMFNLEATNNPSNWLGPVWLVANYVVFQAMLTYGYREEAEEICRNSLKLLGMDLEKTGCMHEYYNPINGDPVVNGGFINWNLLAINMLADLEKEKEHE, encoded by the coding sequence ATGATGGATCAGGAAAGCAAACGTTATGCGCAGGAGATAAAAGATTATGTGGCAGGTCATGTGAACGGGCTTTTAAAAGAGCCTCATGGATTTATCCGCCATCCCTTTATTGATCCGGGCAGTGTCTATGACGGAAATTTATGGGACTGGGATACCTACTGGTCGGTTTACGGATTATTCGGTATCATGGATTCTTTTTCAGAGGAGCTGCAGGAAAAGATTCTGGTCCATGCCAGAGGAAATGTGAGAAATTTTATGGATCATCAGCTGAAGGATGGCTATATTCCCATGATGATTGAGGTTGACCGGTGGCCGGAGCCCTATTTAAACATGAAGCATAAGGAAGGCGTGCAAATGAACATGCATAAGCCGTTTCTTTGCCAGCAGATGCGTCTGATCAGTGAATTCCAGGGGGATTATTCCTGGACAGGGGAGTATTTAGACGGACTGAAAGCATACTTTGACTGCTATTACCGAAATTATTTTATGGAAGAAAAAGGGCTGTTTGTCTGGTGCGATGACATTATGATAGGGATGGACAATGATCCCGCTTCCTTCGGGCGTCCCAAGTTTTCCACGGCAAATATATATTTGAATTCATTTATGGTTTTGGAAATGCAGGCATACGGGTGTGTTCTGAAAAACGCAGGAAAAAGCGGTGAGGCCCTTGAGTGGGAGAACCGGGCGAAAGTCCTGATACAGACCATACAGGAGGAGTGCTGGGATAAAAGGGATCAGTTCTTCTATTCTGTTGACGTGGATATCAGGACCAGAAAATTTGACTGGTTCCATGAAGGCCTTGGGGTGTTCTGGAAGACCCTTCCCATTAAAATAAGGGTATGGTCCGGATTTATCCCCATGTATGCTGGTTTTGCAACAAAGGAACAGGCAAAGAGTCTGGTCAGCCATTATCATGATGAGAATACATTTCACAGCAGTTTTGGAATCGCCACCTTGGCCAAGGATGAGAAGATGTTTAATCTTGAAGCGACCAATAATCCCTCCAACTGGCTTGGTCCTGTGTGGCTGGTAGCCAATTATGTGGTGTTTCAGGCCATGCTCACTTATGGATACCGGGAAGAAGCAGAAGAAATCTGCCGTAATTCTTTAAAGCTTCTGGGCATGGATCTGGAAAAAACGGGATGTATGCATGAATATTACAATCCTATCAACGGAGATCCGGTGGTAAACGGCGGGTTTATAAACTGGAACCTCCTGGCGATTAACATGTTGGCTGACTTGGAAAAGGAGAAAGAGCATGAATAA
- a CDS encoding carbohydrate ABC transporter permease, with protein MKKGFKSIAIKLVIICLVVIEVYPLFWMLTASLKQQSEWTSKPAYALNSGFYIQNYIEAWTRGNMDIFFKNSFICTVVSLFFIVLFTVTVSFAVTKMRWKLKGFVGKYFEFGIMIPVATALIPLFQIYSGMGLLNSRLCLIITYTAFGLSLSTLLTTGYLRSFPDEIMEAAVIDGCGIYKLMWYVVVPLMKNAIVTVLVLQFFFKWNDLIFSMTFISDQKLKTVQTGLLYFQNEFGAKNWGAIFASVSMCVIPMLVLYMILNKRVIEGMTAGAVKG; from the coding sequence ATGAAAAAAGGATTTAAGTCAATTGCAATTAAATTAGTCATTATTTGTCTTGTGGTGATCGAAGTATATCCGCTGTTCTGGATGCTGACCGCTTCCTTAAAACAGCAGAGTGAGTGGACCAGCAAGCCGGCATATGCGTTAAACTCGGGCTTCTATATCCAGAATTACATAGAGGCGTGGACAAGAGGAAATATGGATATTTTCTTTAAAAACAGCTTTATATGTACGGTGGTTTCCTTATTCTTTATTGTACTGTTTACGGTAACTGTCAGTTTTGCGGTAACAAAGATGAGATGGAAGCTTAAGGGGTTTGTTGGAAAGTACTTTGAATTTGGCATCATGATTCCGGTGGCAACTGCCCTGATTCCCTTATTCCAGATCTATTCCGGAATGGGCCTTTTAAACAGCAGGCTCTGCCTGATCATCACATACACGGCTTTCGGCCTGTCTCTGTCGACACTGCTGACAACCGGTTATCTCCGGTCGTTTCCCGATGAGATTATGGAAGCGGCGGTGATTGACGGATGCGGAATCTACAAATTGATGTGGTATGTGGTTGTGCCGCTGATGAAGAATGCCATTGTTACGGTTTTAGTATTGCAATTCTTCTTTAAATGGAATGATCTGATTTTTTCCATGACATTTATCAGCGACCAAAAGCTGAAGACGGTTCAAACCGGTCTTCTGTATTTTCAGAATGAATTTGGAGCGAAAAACTGGGGAGCGATTTTTGCTTCCGTGTCTATGTGCGTGATCCCTATGCTGGTCTTATATATGATTCTGAACAAAAGGGTAATCGAAGGGATGACAGCAGGAGCGGTGAAAGGATAA